Proteins from a single region of Stappia sp. ES.058:
- a CDS encoding aspartate aminotransferase family protein — MVETSLYQTYNRADLSFVRGEGVWLETADGRRYLDCAAGIAVNSLGHSHPALVDALKSQADKLWHVSNLYGIEGQEAFARKLTEATFADRVFCTNSGAEALECAIKTARRHFYTNGQPERVNIITVEGAFHGRTLATIAAGGQEKYLEGFGPKAAGFIQVPFGDHDALRAAVDEHTAAILVEPIQGEGGIRPLPTECLRGLRELCDEAGILLILDEVQTGVGRTGKLFAHEWAGITPDIMAIAKGIGGGFPLGACLSTEAAADGMVAGTHGTTYGGNPLAMAVGNAVLDVILADGFLEAVQDKALLLKQKLAGVVDRHPDVFEEVRGKGLLLGLKCHAPNGDVLRHFREEKVLAVGAGENVLRIMPPLTITAEELAEAVDRIDRAADAMDSELKRGAAE, encoded by the coding sequence ATGGTGGAGACTTCGCTCTATCAGACCTACAACCGCGCGGACCTGTCGTTCGTGCGCGGCGAAGGTGTGTGGCTGGAGACCGCCGATGGCCGACGATATCTCGATTGCGCCGCAGGGATCGCCGTCAATTCCCTGGGCCACAGCCATCCCGCGCTTGTGGACGCATTGAAGAGCCAGGCCGACAAGCTTTGGCACGTCTCCAATCTCTACGGCATCGAGGGTCAGGAAGCCTTTGCGCGCAAGCTCACGGAGGCGACGTTCGCCGACCGTGTGTTCTGTACCAATTCCGGTGCGGAAGCGCTGGAGTGCGCCATCAAGACCGCGCGCCGGCACTTCTACACGAACGGCCAGCCGGAACGGGTCAACATCATCACCGTTGAAGGCGCGTTTCACGGCCGGACGCTTGCGACCATCGCCGCCGGCGGACAGGAAAAATATCTTGAGGGCTTCGGTCCCAAGGCGGCGGGCTTCATTCAGGTGCCCTTCGGCGATCATGACGCCTTGCGCGCCGCCGTCGACGAGCACACCGCCGCGATCCTGGTTGAGCCGATCCAGGGCGAGGGCGGCATACGCCCGTTGCCGACCGAATGTCTGCGCGGTTTGCGCGAATTGTGCGATGAGGCCGGGATCCTGCTGATCCTCGACGAGGTGCAGACGGGTGTGGGACGCACGGGCAAGCTGTTCGCGCATGAGTGGGCCGGGATCACGCCGGACATCATGGCAATCGCGAAAGGCATCGGCGGAGGATTCCCGCTCGGTGCATGTTTGTCCACGGAGGCTGCGGCCGACGGGATGGTCGCCGGCACGCATGGCACGACCTATGGCGGAAATCCGCTGGCCATGGCCGTCGGCAATGCCGTACTGGACGTCATTCTCGCCGATGGTTTTCTCGAAGCCGTTCAGGACAAGGCGCTTTTGTTGAAACAGAAACTCGCCGGCGTTGTGGACCGGCATCCGGATGTCTTCGAGGAGGTCCGGGGCAAGGGGCTGCTTCTGGGGCTCAAGTGCCATGCGCCGAATGGCGACGTGCTGCGGCATTTCCGCGAAGAGAAGGTGCTGGCGGTCGGAGCCGGCGAGAACGTGTTGCGCATCATGCCGCCGTTGACGATCACCGCAGAAGAGCTGGCCGAGGCTGTGGACCGCATTGATCGCGCCGCCGATGCCATGGACAGCGAATTGAAACGGGGAGCGGCCGAGTGA
- the phoB gene encoding phosphate regulon transcriptional regulator PhoB, producing MPKVLIVEDEEPLIMMLRYNLEAEGYSVDTCMRGDEAELLLREQQPDLLLLDWMLPGLSGIELCRRLRARSETERLPVIMLTARGEEQERIRGLATGADDYVVKPFSIPELMARVRAMLRRAKPEVVSSQLRSGDLELDRETHRVRRAGREIHLGPTEFRLLEFLMTSPGRVYTREQLLDGVWGHDVYVDERTVDVHVGRLRKAINRGRMVDPIRTVRGAGYAFNDQFAVAS from the coding sequence ATGCCAAAGGTTCTTATTGTCGAGGACGAGGAACCTCTCATCATGATGCTGCGCTACAATCTGGAGGCGGAAGGCTATTCGGTCGACACCTGCATGCGCGGCGACGAGGCGGAGCTCTTGCTGCGCGAGCAACAGCCGGACCTTCTGCTTTTGGACTGGATGCTGCCCGGCCTGTCCGGCATCGAGCTCTGCCGCAGGTTGCGGGCGCGTTCGGAAACGGAGCGACTTCCCGTGATCATGCTCACGGCTCGCGGCGAGGAGCAGGAGCGCATTCGCGGCCTGGCGACCGGGGCCGACGACTATGTGGTGAAACCGTTCTCGATCCCCGAGCTGATGGCGCGGGTGCGGGCAATGCTGCGCCGTGCCAAGCCGGAGGTCGTGTCCTCGCAATTGCGCTCGGGTGATCTCGAACTCGACCGCGAGACCCACCGGGTGCGCCGCGCGGGCCGGGAGATCCATCTCGGGCCGACCGAGTTCCGCCTGCTGGAATTTCTGATGACCTCGCCGGGGCGTGTCTATACCCGCGAACAGTTGCTCGACGGCGTCTGGGGCCACGATGTCTATGTCGACGAGCGCACTGTTGACGTTCATGTCGGGCGCCTGCGCAAGGCGATCAACCGGGGCAGGATGGTCGATCCGATCCGCACCGTGCGCGGCGCGGGATATGCGTTCAACGACCAGTTTGCCGTCGCGTCCTGA
- the argF gene encoding ornithine carbamoyltransferase: MSAQPRHFLDLTEVDAQELRAILDGSRRIKDARGPVRVSGDGPLAGRVLAMIFEQPSTRTRISFDVGMRELGGETLMLTGAEMQLGRGETIADTARVLSRYVDAIMIRMLDHDALHELAANATVPVINGLTKRTHPCQIMADVLTFEEKKGKIAGRSVAWTGDSNNVLASWMHAAAKFDFELRVATPAQLAPAPELVASARAAGAVIGITDDPFEAVKGVDCVVTDCWVSMGDEDGDRHNLLKPYQVNERLMAEADPEALFMHCLPAHRGEEVTSEVMDGPRSVVFDEAENRLHAQKGILAWCFGALQNA, from the coding sequence ATGTCAGCGCAGCCACGTCATTTTCTCGACTTGACCGAGGTCGACGCGCAGGAGTTGCGCGCCATTCTCGACGGCAGCCGCCGCATCAAGGATGCACGCGGCCCCGTGCGCGTCAGCGGCGACGGCCCGCTGGCCGGCAGGGTGCTGGCGATGATCTTCGAGCAGCCCTCGACGCGCACGCGCATTTCCTTCGATGTGGGCATGCGCGAACTGGGCGGCGAGACCTTGATGCTCACGGGTGCCGAAATGCAGCTCGGGCGCGGCGAGACCATCGCGGATACCGCCCGCGTTCTGTCGCGCTACGTCGACGCGATCATGATCCGCATGCTCGACCATGATGCACTGCACGAGTTGGCCGCAAACGCCACCGTTCCGGTCATCAACGGGCTGACCAAACGCACCCATCCCTGCCAGATCATGGCGGATGTTCTGACGTTCGAGGAAAAGAAGGGCAAGATCGCCGGCCGCTCCGTCGCCTGGACGGGCGACAGCAACAATGTGCTGGCGTCCTGGATGCACGCGGCTGCGAAGTTCGACTTCGAACTGCGGGTCGCAACGCCCGCCCAGCTTGCTCCGGCTCCTGAACTGGTGGCGTCAGCGCGTGCGGCCGGAGCCGTGATTGGCATCACCGACGATCCCTTCGAGGCGGTGAAGGGCGTGGACTGCGTCGTCACCGATTGCTGGGTCTCCATGGGCGACGAGGACGGCGACCGCCACAACCTGTTGAAGCCGTATCAGGTCAATGAACGTCTGATGGCCGAGGCCGACCCCGAGGCGCTGTTCATGCACTGCCTGCCCGCGCATCGCGGCGAGGAAGTCACGTCGGAGGTCATGGACGGGCCACGATCCGTTGTGTTCGACGAGGCGGAAAACCGCCTGCATGCGCAAAAGGGCATTTTGGCCTGGTGTTTCGGAGCCCTGCAGAACGCATGA
- a CDS encoding GcrA family cell cycle regulator, which translates to MSWTSERVDLLKKLWGDGLSASQIAAELGGVTRNAVIGKVHRLGLSGRAKTQASASQKSRKTAKPSMSESQSHTETPHSPMPQSIGATALKAETAPVAAPAPKSQPVAELVPIAKRASILTLTERTCKWPIGDPTSDDFYFCGHASNPGVPYCAHHCRIAYQPASDRRRTQNQRAVAAG; encoded by the coding sequence ATGTCCTGGACAAGCGAACGTGTCGACCTGTTGAAGAAGCTGTGGGGCGACGGACTGAGCGCCAGCCAGATCGCGGCGGAACTGGGCGGGGTCACGCGCAACGCCGTAATCGGCAAGGTGCACCGGCTGGGCCTGTCAGGACGCGCCAAGACCCAGGCGTCCGCATCGCAGAAATCCCGGAAAACCGCCAAACCCTCCATGTCGGAGAGCCAGTCTCACACCGAGACACCACATTCGCCGATGCCGCAAAGCATCGGCGCGACAGCGCTCAAGGCCGAAACCGCTCCGGTGGCCGCGCCCGCGCCCAAGAGTCAGCCAGTGGCCGAACTCGTTCCGATCGCAAAGCGCGCCTCGATCCTGACGTTGACCGAGCGCACCTGCAAGTGGCCTATCGGCGATCCGACGAGCGACGACTTCTACTTTTGCGGACACGCCTCCAACCCCGGCGTTCCCTATTGCGCGCATCACTGCCGCATTGCCTATCAGCCGGCGAGCGACCGGCGTCGCACCCAGAACCAGCGCGCGGTGGCAGCGGGCTGA
- a CDS encoding efflux RND transporter permease subunit, which yields MRAPQFKPSTLIGHFLRHPNAANLVMVLMILFGVFGIAKLNTEFFPQIVVNTVSVSVSWPGASAEDVEKNILQAIEPELRFIDNVDEMKSYAREGSASVRLEFLESADMQRALSDVDQAIAGVTTLPEDSETPVVSLSSWFDRVARVALRGPFSEDALKSYARQIRDDLIDRGVDKVTFSGFRDTEYVVRVPERELRRLGLTVADISDRVAANTRDLPSGDLRGGVERQVRAVADTDSPEAISRITVKSFPTGEKVQLRDIAEVTKSFDDDQVLGFSDGVRAVELTVQRSAKADQLKVNAILDRYLTEVAPKLPNSLELVKYEVRADSLNQRIMILIENGLSGLLLVVIVLFAFLNARIALWVAAGIPVAILATVGIMWVSGQTINMISLFALIMTLGIIVDDAIVVGEHTATRTAMGDSPYQAAEEGASRMLWPIIAASSTTIAAFLPIMLIQDTIGQIMGALPLVVVAVVIASIVECFFVLPGHLAHSLSRVPSWSWWRVVVLAAAPALFVIALAGREDISVPPWLDWIAVPARAGHDAFGQTIFDGLVLLFAFAVAVALEFLFLVLRRMQGRQTFDERPGWFRRGFDAGFGWVRDVPFRALVTLAYRWRYVTISVAIATLLITVGMVRGDRVGFVFFPSPEAENIRASISFNAGISLAESEAGLLRIEGALREAERRLTSGTDEKLIIASYATLGQSGNNRGRNVASIDVQLTASEERTTRTPEVVRAWRQALPDIPGAKRVAVFERRGGPPGRDLDILLQGDDPARLKEASLEVQELLTSYPGVDGVADDLPYGKPELVIELSPRGKALGFTVENAARQIRSALEGSIPRRFAQGEEEVTIRVLQDLSASGGGALRNLMLKAPSGEFVPLLEVVTLDDRQGFSVIQRVDGRITVGVSADVDREVTSNIQIVEDLNSGKIQAITDRFGIDYKFSGREEERKGAFADLQLGTIAALAAIYLILAAIFASYFTPLAVMSIIPFGVVGAVTGHYLLDFDLTILSLIGLLGLSGILVNNSIILVARFDERRKDGETIEQAAIASAQDRLRAVLLTSLTTIGGLLPLLFEKSLQAQFLMPMAITIVFGLSTATVLVLVLVPALMGIGSDISGLFRISSDEGDGAEDPPSVRNVPAE from the coding sequence ATGCGCGCGCCGCAGTTCAAGCCATCGACGCTGATCGGGCATTTTCTGCGTCATCCCAACGCCGCCAACCTGGTCATGGTGCTGATGATCCTGTTCGGGGTCTTCGGCATCGCCAAGCTCAACACCGAGTTCTTCCCGCAGATCGTTGTGAACACTGTCTCGGTTTCCGTGTCCTGGCCGGGCGCCAGCGCGGAAGACGTGGAAAAGAACATTCTTCAGGCGATCGAGCCGGAACTGCGCTTCATCGACAATGTCGACGAAATGAAATCCTACGCCCGCGAGGGCTCGGCCAGCGTGCGGCTGGAATTCCTCGAAAGTGCCGACATGCAACGGGCATTGTCCGACGTCGATCAGGCGATCGCCGGCGTCACGACGCTGCCCGAAGACAGCGAAACCCCGGTCGTGTCGCTGTCTAGCTGGTTCGATCGGGTGGCGCGGGTCGCGCTGCGCGGGCCGTTTTCCGAAGATGCGCTCAAGAGCTATGCGCGCCAAATCCGCGACGACCTGATCGATAGGGGCGTCGACAAGGTGACCTTCTCCGGCTTCCGCGACACCGAATATGTGGTGCGCGTGCCCGAGCGCGAGCTGCGCCGGCTCGGTCTGACGGTCGCCGACATCTCCGACCGGGTGGCCGCCAACACGCGCGATCTGCCGTCCGGCGACCTCAGGGGCGGCGTAGAGCGTCAGGTGCGCGCCGTGGCCGACACGGATTCTCCGGAGGCGATCAGCCGGATCACGGTCAAGTCCTTCCCGACCGGTGAAAAGGTTCAGCTGCGCGACATCGCCGAGGTCACCAAGAGCTTCGACGACGATCAGGTGCTCGGATTCTCAGACGGCGTGCGCGCGGTGGAACTCACCGTGCAACGCTCGGCGAAAGCGGACCAGCTCAAGGTCAACGCGATCCTCGACAGGTATCTGACCGAGGTGGCTCCAAAGCTGCCGAACTCGCTGGAACTGGTCAAATACGAAGTGCGCGCGGACAGTCTCAACCAGCGCATCATGATCCTGATCGAAAACGGCCTGAGCGGCTTGCTTCTTGTCGTGATCGTGCTCTTCGCCTTTCTCAATGCGCGCATCGCATTGTGGGTGGCAGCCGGCATTCCGGTGGCGATCCTGGCGACCGTGGGCATCATGTGGGTCTCGGGGCAGACCATCAACATGATCTCGCTCTTCGCGCTGATCATGACGCTCGGTATCATCGTCGATGATGCCATCGTGGTCGGCGAACACACGGCGACCCGCACCGCCATGGGCGACAGCCCGTATCAGGCGGCGGAAGAAGGCGCGAGCCGCATGCTCTGGCCGATCATTGCGGCGAGCTCGACGACGATCGCCGCCTTCCTGCCGATCATGCTGATCCAGGACACCATCGGCCAGATCATGGGCGCCTTGCCGCTCGTGGTGGTTGCTGTGGTGATCGCCAGCATCGTCGAGTGTTTCTTCGTGCTTCCGGGCCACCTCGCCCATTCGCTGTCGCGGGTCCCCTCGTGGAGCTGGTGGCGAGTTGTTGTCCTTGCTGCCGCGCCGGCCCTCTTCGTCATCGCCCTTGCCGGGCGCGAGGACATTTCGGTTCCGCCTTGGCTCGACTGGATCGCCGTTCCCGCGCGCGCCGGCCACGACGCGTTCGGCCAGACGATTTTCGATGGCTTGGTGCTGCTGTTTGCCTTCGCCGTTGCCGTCGCGCTCGAATTCCTGTTTCTCGTGCTGCGCCGCATGCAGGGCCGGCAGACGTTCGACGAGCGTCCCGGCTGGTTTCGCAGGGGGTTTGATGCCGGCTTCGGTTGGGTCCGCGATGTCCCGTTCCGGGCCTTGGTGACGCTCGCCTACCGCTGGCGTTATGTCACGATTTCGGTGGCAATCGCCACCTTGCTGATCACGGTCGGCATGGTGCGCGGCGACCGGGTCGGTTTCGTGTTCTTCCCCTCGCCGGAAGCGGAAAACATTCGTGCCTCGATCTCCTTTAACGCCGGCATTTCTCTGGCGGAGTCGGAAGCCGGTCTTCTCAGGATCGAAGGCGCGCTTCGCGAGGCCGAACGCCGACTGACGAGCGGAACGGACGAAAAGCTCATCATCGCTTCCTATGCGACGCTCGGCCAGTCCGGCAACAACCGCGGCCGCAATGTCGCCAGCATCGACGTGCAGCTGACCGCTTCGGAGGAGCGCACCACGCGCACACCGGAAGTCGTGCGGGCCTGGCGTCAGGCGCTTCCCGATATTCCGGGCGCGAAGCGGGTCGCGGTGTTCGAGCGTCGCGGAGGGCCGCCGGGACGGGATCTCGACATCCTGCTGCAGGGCGACGATCCGGCGCGGCTGAAAGAAGCCTCGCTGGAGGTCCAGGAGCTGTTGACGAGCTATCCCGGCGTCGACGGGGTGGCCGACGACCTGCCCTATGGCAAGCCGGAACTGGTGATCGAGCTGAGCCCGCGCGGCAAGGCGCTCGGCTTTACCGTGGAGAATGCCGCCCGCCAGATCCGCAGCGCACTGGAAGGTTCCATCCCGCGCCGGTTCGCCCAGGGCGAGGAAGAGGTCACCATCCGCGTGCTTCAGGACCTGTCCGCATCGGGCGGCGGCGCCTTGCGCAATCTGATGCTCAAGGCGCCGAGCGGTGAATTCGTTCCGCTGCTGGAAGTCGTGACGCTCGACGACCGGCAGGGTTTTTCGGTGATCCAGCGCGTCGACGGCCGCATCACGGTCGGCGTGTCCGCCGATGTGGACCGGGAGGTCACCTCGAACATCCAGATCGTGGAAGACCTGAACAGCGGGAAGATCCAGGCGATCACCGACCGCTTTGGCATCGACTACAAGTTCTCGGGACGCGAGGAGGAACGGAAAGGCGCGTTCGCGGATCTTCAACTGGGCACAATTGCCGCACTCGCGGCCATCTATCTGATCCTGGCGGCAATCTTCGCCAGCTACTTCACCCCGCTGGCCGTCATGTCGATCATCCCCTTCGGCGTCGTCGGCGCGGTGACGGGGCACTATCTGCTGGACTTCGATCTGACGATCCTGAGCCTGATCGGGTTGCTTGGCCTGTCGGGCATTCTCGTCAACAACTCGATCATTCTGGTCGCGCGCTTCGACGAGCGGCGCAAGGACGGAGAGACCATCGAGCAGGCGGCAATCGCCTCCGCGCAGGACCGCCTGCGCGCGGTGTTGCTCACCTCGCTGACCACAATCGGCGGCCTGTTGCCGCTGTTGTTTGAAAAGAGCCTGCAGGCGCAGTTCCTGATGCCGATGGCGATCACCATCGTCTTCGGCCTGTCGACCGCCACGGTGCTTGTTCTCGTGCTGGTGCCGGCACTCATGGGGATCGGTTCGGATATTTCCGGCCTGTTTCGCATTTCGTCCGATGAGGGGGACGGGGCTGAAGACCCGCCTTCGGTGCGCAACGTTCCGGCGGAGTAG
- the pstB gene encoding phosphate ABC transporter ATP-binding protein PstB — protein sequence MNEMPVVDADAETVPPKISARKVQVFYGETHAIKDVDLNIADRTVTAFIGPSGCGKSTFLRCLNRMNDTIDICRVQGDIRIDGEDIYDPKVDPVQLRAKVGMVFQKPNPFPKSIYDNIAYGPRIHGLSRSKTDLDEIVANSLQKAGLYEEVKDRLDEPGTGLSGGQQQRLCIARAIAVSPEVILMDEPCSALDPIATAKIEELIDELRANYTIVIVTHSMQQAARVSQRTAFFHLGNLVEEGETKEIFTNPVDRRTQDYITGRFG from the coding sequence ATGAACGAGATGCCCGTCGTCGACGCCGACGCCGAAACCGTGCCGCCGAAGATCTCGGCCCGCAAGGTCCAGGTTTTCTACGGCGAGACACATGCCATCAAGGATGTGGACCTCAACATCGCCGACCGGACCGTAACGGCCTTCATCGGTCCGTCCGGCTGCGGCAAGTCCACCTTCCTGCGCTGTCTCAACCGCATGAACGACACCATCGACATTTGCCGTGTCCAGGGCGACATCCGCATCGACGGGGAAGACATCTACGATCCCAAGGTCGATCCGGTGCAACTGCGCGCCAAGGTCGGGATGGTGTTCCAGAAGCCCAATCCCTTCCCCAAGTCGATCTACGACAACATTGCTTACGGTCCGCGGATTCACGGATTGTCGCGCTCCAAGACGGATCTCGATGAGATCGTCGCCAACAGCCTGCAGAAGGCCGGTCTTTACGAAGAGGTCAAGGATCGGCTGGACGAGCCGGGAACGGGCCTGTCCGGCGGTCAGCAGCAGCGGTTGTGCATCGCGCGCGCCATTGCGGTGAGTCCGGAGGTCATCCTCATGGACGAGCCGTGTTCGGCGCTCGATCCGATCGCCACGGCGAAGATCGAGGAGCTGATCGACGAATTGCGGGCGAACTATACGATCGTGATCGTCACCCACTCCATGCAGCAGGCGGCGCGCGTCTCGCAGCGCACCGCATTTTTCCATCTTGGCAATCTGGTCGAGGAGGGGGAAACCAAAGAGATTTTCACCAATCCCGTTGATCGGCGCACGCAGGACTATATCACCGGCCGCTTCGGCTAA
- a CDS encoding Hsp33 family molecular chaperone: MSIEDELTRQGLEPAGRDAVLPFAVEPLDTRGRAVLLGPVLDQILQRHAYPEPVSRLLGEAAALVTLLGTSLKFDGRFTLQTTSDGPVSMLVVDFDTPDGLRACAQFDEEAVAAAQARGQADPASLLGNGHLAMTIDQGAAMNRYQGIVALDGKSLEEVAHQYFAQSEQIPTVVRLAVGEVLEREPGAAPRRSWIAGGILAQFLPEAPERMRQPDLHPGDAPEGAEFHEIDEDDAWREARALVETVRDDELGDPDMTVERLLFRLFHERGVRVFSPQPLADRCRCSDTRIRAMLKGFTDEERTDMTVDGRIEVTCRFCNTHYHYDADEV; encoded by the coding sequence ATGAGTATCGAAGACGAACTGACGCGCCAGGGGCTGGAGCCGGCCGGACGCGATGCCGTTCTTCCCTTCGCGGTGGAGCCGCTCGACACGCGCGGGCGCGCGGTCCTGCTCGGGCCGGTGCTCGACCAGATCCTGCAGCGCCATGCCTATCCGGAGCCGGTTTCCCGGCTTTTGGGCGAGGCGGCGGCTCTGGTGACGCTGCTCGGCACATCGCTGAAGTTCGACGGTCGCTTCACCCTGCAAACGACGTCCGACGGGCCGGTGTCCATGCTTGTCGTGGATTTCGACACGCCCGACGGGTTGCGCGCCTGCGCGCAGTTTGACGAGGAGGCCGTGGCAGCCGCCCAGGCACGTGGCCAGGCCGACCCGGCGTCGCTTCTGGGCAACGGCCATCTCGCGATGACCATCGACCAGGGTGCGGCGATGAACCGATACCAGGGCATTGTCGCGCTTGACGGCAAGTCGCTGGAAGAGGTGGCGCATCAGTATTTCGCGCAGTCCGAACAGATTCCGACGGTGGTGCGGCTTGCCGTGGGCGAGGTGTTGGAGCGCGAGCCGGGCGCCGCGCCGCGCCGGTCCTGGATCGCCGGCGGCATATTGGCGCAGTTCCTGCCCGAGGCGCCGGAGCGGATGCGCCAGCCCGATCTGCACCCGGGCGACGCACCCGAGGGCGCCGAATTCCACGAAATCGACGAAGATGATGCCTGGCGGGAGGCGCGCGCGCTGGTTGAAACGGTGCGCGACGACGAACTCGGAGATCCCGACATGACGGTGGAGCGGCTGCTTTTCCGTCTGTTTCATGAGCGCGGCGTGCGCGTTTTTTCGCCGCAGCCACTGGCAGATCGCTGCCGTTGTTCGGATACGCGCATCCGCGCGATGCTGAAGGGTTTTACCGACGAGGAGCGCACGGACATGACCGTCGATGGCCGCATCGAGGTCACCTGCCGCTTCTGCAACACGCACTACCACTACGACGCCGACGAGGTTTGA
- the phoU gene encoding phosphate signaling complex protein PhoU, protein MPNHTVTSFDDELKSVAGRVSEMGGLSEVMLTDAISALIRMDKELARKVIAQDKRVDALQFEVEDQAILIIARRQPVAQDLRDVIAAMRISNDLERVGDLAKNIAKRVIAIEGSFDSKKFALGVEHMSELAQEQLKAVLDAYANRDTSSAANVRERDDEVDALYTSIFRELLTYMMEDPRQISICAHLLFCAKNIERIGDHATNIAENVIYMSTGVQPADDRHKVDETGVETGAAS, encoded by the coding sequence ATGCCGAATCATACAGTGACTTCCTTCGACGACGAGCTCAAATCCGTGGCCGGTCGCGTTTCGGAAATGGGCGGGCTTTCCGAAGTCATGCTGACCGATGCGATTTCCGCGCTGATCCGTATGGACAAGGAGCTTGCCCGCAAGGTCATCGCCCAGGACAAGCGCGTCGACGCGCTGCAGTTCGAGGTTGAGGATCAGGCGATCCTGATTATTGCCCGCCGCCAGCCGGTTGCGCAGGACCTGCGCGACGTGATCGCCGCCATGCGCATCTCCAACGATCTGGAACGTGTCGGCGATCTGGCAAAGAACATCGCCAAGCGGGTGATCGCCATTGAGGGATCGTTCGACAGCAAGAAGTTCGCGCTGGGCGTCGAGCACATGAGCGAACTGGCGCAGGAACAGCTCAAGGCGGTGCTTGATGCCTATGCCAACCGTGACACCTCGTCCGCCGCGAACGTGCGCGAACGCGACGACGAGGTCGACGCTCTCTACACCTCCATCTTTCGAGAACTTCTCACCTACATGATGGAGGATCCCCGCCAGATCTCGATTTGCGCGCATCTTTTGTTCTGCGCAAAGAATATCGAACGCATCGGTGATCATGCGACCAACATCGCGGAAAACGTCATCTACATGTCGACGGGTGTGCAACCTGCCGACGACCGCCACAAGGTCGACGAGACCGGCGTGGAGACCGGCGCCGCGAGCTGA
- a CDS encoding efflux RND transporter periplasmic adaptor subunit, producing the protein MDKNVMLKSIDEDAERKRSDVGFHMPGARRSGGKRAVLVGKVLLQTLLAVAILLAAYTGMQRLIFTKADVPTRQAREVVYTVETAPVEIRDHAPVLNLYGEIRAARTADLRALVAGEIIRVNPGLEAGATLDAGAELVEIDPFQYRGAVTEARANLTEARAGLVEARGRVATEEGNVERAVEQLAFAERDLDRASQLRESGSVTERTVDERSLIVSQRKQAVDQRRNALAVERARVDQQEAAIERLEWRLSQAEKNLGDTVLKAPFDAVVREESAAVGRLVNVNDVIAALYDRNALEVRLTLSDNQYGRILADEGEVIGRSVEVLWYIGGEPVRYDGEIVRVGADVALARGGIDAFARVRVAEGQPTLRPGAFVEVRVADRTYANSARIPEAALYGTDHVYVVEDGRTVRRDVRPVAFDGTDLIVEGNLVSGDTLIVTRLDEAGEGVRVAEPKQATPAAATSGGASEGTR; encoded by the coding sequence GTGGACAAGAACGTCATGCTGAAATCGATCGATGAAGATGCCGAGCGGAAACGTTCGGATGTCGGCTTTCATATGCCCGGCGCGCGCCGCTCCGGGGGAAAGCGGGCCGTGCTCGTTGGAAAGGTTCTGCTTCAGACGCTGCTCGCCGTCGCAATCCTCCTTGCCGCCTATACCGGCATGCAGCGGCTCATTTTCACCAAGGCCGACGTGCCGACCCGTCAGGCGCGCGAGGTGGTCTACACCGTCGAGACCGCGCCCGTGGAAATTCGCGACCACGCGCCGGTGCTCAATCTCTATGGCGAAATCCGCGCGGCGCGCACGGCCGATCTGCGCGCGCTGGTGGCCGGCGAGATTATCCGGGTCAATCCCGGCCTCGAAGCCGGCGCGACGCTCGATGCCGGTGCCGAGCTCGTCGAGATCGATCCCTTCCAGTACCGCGGCGCGGTGACCGAGGCGCGGGCGAACCTGACGGAAGCGCGCGCCGGTCTTGTCGAGGCCCGTGGCCGGGTCGCCACCGAGGAAGGCAATGTGGAGCGCGCGGTGGAGCAACTGGCCTTTGCCGAACGCGATCTCGATCGGGCCTCTCAGCTGCGCGAAAGCGGCTCCGTGACCGAGCGCACCGTCGATGAACGCAGCCTTATCGTGTCCCAGCGCAAGCAGGCCGTGGATCAGCGCCGCAATGCGCTTGCCGTGGAGCGGGCGCGTGTCGATCAGCAGGAGGCGGCGATCGAGCGGTTGGAATGGCGGCTGAGCCAGGCTGAGAAGAACTTGGGCGATACGGTGCTCAAGGCTCCCTTCGACGCCGTCGTGCGCGAAGAGAGCGCCGCCGTCGGGCGCCTGGTCAACGTCAATGACGTGATTGCCGCGCTTTACGACCGCAATGCCCTGGAAGTGCGTCTCACCCTCTCGGACAATCAATACGGCCGCATCCTCGCCGACGAGGGCGAGGTCATTGGTCGTTCGGTCGAGGTGCTTTGGTACATTGGCGGCGAACCGGTGCGCTACGACGGCGAGATCGTTCGCGTGGGCGCGGATGTCGCATTGGCACGCGGCGGCATCGATGCATTCGCCCGGGTGCGGGTTGCCGAGGGGCAGCCGACCCTTCGTCCCGGCGCCTTCGTAGAGGTTCGTGTCGCCGACAGGACCTATGCAAACAGCGCCCGCATCCCCGAGGCGGCGCTCTACGGCACTGATCACGTCTATGTGGTCGAGGACGGCCGCACCGTGCGCCGGGACGTGCGACCGGTCGCCTTCGATGGCACCGATCTGATCGTCGAGGGCAATCTGGTTTCCGGCGACACGCTGATCGTGACCCGCCTCGATGAGGCCGGCGAGGGTGTCCGCGTGGCGGAACCCAAACAGGCCACACCGGCCGCCGCCACGTCCGGCGGCGCTTCCGAAGGGACACGCTGA